The genomic segment CCGGACGTCGCGCTGAAGTTCGGCATCGTGCTCGCCGCCGTCTCGGTTCCGCTGCTCACGTTCGCGGTCGGCGCGCTGCCGGGTTTGCTCGCCTCCATCGCGCTGGTCAGCTACGTGCTCCTCTACACGCCGATGAAGCGCCAGACGGCGACGGCGCTCTTGATCGGCGCGCTCCCCGGCGCCATCCCGCCTTTGATCGGCTGGACGGCGGCGACCGAGCGCCTCGATCTTCCCGGGGTCCTCCTCTTCGCCGTCATGTTCCTCTGGCAGGTGCCGCACTTCCTCGCCATCACGCTCTTCCGCAAGGAGGAGTACGCACGGGCGGGGTTGGTGGTGCAGCCGAACGAGCCCGGCGGCGAGCGGGAGGCGCGGGCGAACATCGTCCGCTACACGGTGGCGCTGGTCGCGGTGTCGCTGCTCTTCGTTCCGATCGGGATCGCGCGCGGGGCGTATCTCGCCAGCGCGCTGCTGCTCGGCGGGGTTTTCCTCGGCTACGCGGTGGCGGGCCTGCGTCAAGCCGCGGGCCGGCGCTGGGCCCGCAACCTCTTCCTGCTCTCCCTGATCTACCTGCCGCTTCTCTTCGGCGCGCTGCTGCTCGATCGGCGCGTCTGAACCATTGGGCTGCGACGAAGCGTCGCAGCCTGCGACCGATTGCCCCGGCGTTCCGGAGCGTGCTACAGGAGCGAATCCCCGATGGAAGTCACATCGCCTGAAAGCGCAACGCTCGCCATCTGGACCATCGCCCGATTCGCCGCGCTCGCAGTGCTTGCGTCTGAAGCGTTGTTCTTCTACGTCCGGCGCCGGGATCCGCAGCCGCGCCCGCCGGCGGCGATCTTCTGGGCGATGACTCCGGCCCTGCTGCTTCTGGGCCTCTGCTTCTGGTGCACCGTGTCGGTCTCCGGCCGCCTCGCGCCTTCCGCGGCCGGCGCCGTCGCGCAACTCGCCCGCTGATCTTCGAGGACGCCGCATGGACGAGAAAATCTACGGTTGGTGGCTCCCGCCCGACGTCTCCGTCCACGGGGCGAAGATCGACCAGCTGATGTCCGTCTTGCACTGGTTCATGGCCCTGCTGTTCATCGGCTGGGGCGTTTTCTTCGTCTACTGCCTGATCCGCTTCCGCGCCCGTCCGGGGCACGTGGCGATGTACACGCCGGTGAAGGGCATCGCCACCAAGTACATCGAGGGTTTCGTGGTGGTCGTGGAGATCTTGCTGCTCTTCGGACTCTCCACGCCGGTCTGGCTCGCCTACAAGAACAACGTCCCCGACGCAGCAAAGGCGCTGCACATCCGGCTCGTCGCCGAGCAGTTCGCCTGGAACTTCCAGTATCCGGGCAAGGACGGGAAGTTCGGCAAGAGCGATCCCTCGCTGATCTCCGGCGACAACCCTCTCGGCGTCGATCCCGAGGATCCGTCCGGCAAGGACGACCTGGTCACCGTCAATCAGTTGCACATCCCCGTGAACCGGCCGGTGATCGTCGCCGTCAGCAGCAAGGACGTGATCCACAGCTTCAACATCCCGGTGCTGCGCGTGAAGCAGGACACCATCCCCGGACAGCAGATCCCCATCTGGTTCGAGGCGACGCAGGCCGGACATTTCGAGCTCGCCTGCGCGCAGCTCTGCGGCCTCGGCCACTACCGCATGCGCGCGGACGTGCTGATCGATACGCCGGAGGAGTTCGCCAAGTGGGCGGCCGAGAACGCCCCGCCTCCGCAGGAAGAGCCCGCCGCCGCCGCGCCGGAGAAGAAATAATGACCGACCATGGGCACCACGAGCTGCCGTTCTGGCGCAAGTACATCTTCTCCGTCGACCACAAGGTGATCGGCATCCAGTACGCCGTCACCGCCCTGGTCTTCCTCTTCTTTGGCTTCAGCCTGATGATGCTGATGCGCTGGCAGCTCGCGTATCCCGGGCAGCCGCTGCCGGTCTTCGGCAAGCTGCTCGGCGAGACGGCGATGCCCGGCGGCGTGATGGCGCCGGAGTTCTACAACCAGCTCGGCGCCATGCACGGCACCATCATGGTCTTCCTCGGGGTCGTGCCGTTGGCGGTCGGCGGCTTCGGCAACTTCGTGGTGCCGCTGCAGATCGGCGCCCCGGACATGGCGTTCCCGCGGCTGAACATGGTGAGCTACTGGGTGTTCCTCCCCGGCTGCATCCTCATGCTCTGCTCGTTCCTCATGCCCGGGGGCGCGGCGCAGTCGGGCTGGACGAGCTACCCGCCGCTCTCGGACATCGCCCCCTCCGGACAGACGGTGTGGTGCCTGGCGATGGTGCTGATCATCACCAGCTCGCTGCTCGGCTCGATCAACTTCATCGTCACCATCGTACAGCTGCGCGCGAAGGGCCTCAGCTTCTGGCGGCTGCCGTTCTTCGTCCATGCGCAGCTGGTGACCGCGTTCCTGCTCCTGCTCGCCTTCCCTCCGCTGGAGGCCGCGACCGTCATGCAGATCATGGACCGCGTCGCCGGCACCTCCTTCTTCTTGCCTTCGGGCCTCGTGGTCTCCGGCGAGCAGCTCAAGGTGGCCGGGGGCGGGAGTCCGTTGCTCTGGCAGCACCTCTTCTGGTTCC from the Deltaproteobacteria bacterium genome contains:
- the cyoE gene encoding protoheme IX farnesyltransferase, which encodes MTAAASDLVALAKPRITALVVFTTAIGLWLAPHGLRPLTVALTLVGTVLIVAAANVLNMYLERDSDALMARTMNRPLPAHRMEPDVALKFGIVLAAVSVPLLTFAVGALPGLLASIALVSYVLLYTPMKRQTATALLIGALPGAIPPLIGWTAATERLDLPGVLLFAVMFLWQVPHFLAITLFRKEEYARAGLVVQPNEPGGEREARANIVRYTVALVAVSLLFVPIGIARGAYLASALLLGGVFLGYAVAGLRQAAGRRWARNLFLLSLIYLPLLFGALLLDRRV
- a CDS encoding cytochrome c oxidase subunit II — protein: MDEKIYGWWLPPDVSVHGAKIDQLMSVLHWFMALLFIGWGVFFVYCLIRFRARPGHVAMYTPVKGIATKYIEGFVVVVEILLLFGLSTPVWLAYKNNVPDAAKALHIRLVAEQFAWNFQYPGKDGKFGKSDPSLISGDNPLGVDPEDPSGKDDLVTVNQLHIPVNRPVIVAVSSKDVIHSFNIPVLRVKQDTIPGQQIPIWFEATQAGHFELACAQLCGLGHYRMRADVLIDTPEEFAKWAAENAPPPQEEPAAAAPEKK